A region of the Arenibacter antarcticus genome:
TGATATACCTGCTGTTAAAGTATTTCTGTGCATTTTCTACGTAATTGGTGTTAATGATTATACTTCTATGAACCCGTAAGAAATAATCTGGTAATTTTTCTTCTAACTGGGCCAAAGACTGCTCCGTTAAATGGTTGCCAGAATTGGTATAAATGCTTACATATTTGGCCCCTTCCATTGGCCCGTTGGCAAGGCGTGTTTGTCAGTGCTGTTATGGAA
Encoded here:
- a CDS encoding LytTR family DNA-binding domain-containing protein, giving the protein MEGAKYVSIYTNSGNHLTEQSLAQLEEKLPDYFLRVHRSIIINTNYVENAQKYFNSRYIITLKTKTKSSITTGRSYISQVKSWLNV